In Candidatus Nitronauta litoralis, one DNA window encodes the following:
- a CDS encoding sterol desaturase family protein — translation MNPANKTLLTHITYPAVMTAGITAHIVFMGWGLNVMLSTYLPILAGAALITLTEHKLVYRGQWTGRKKDVIEDGIYMALIQIALPRIIMAGFSLYLLEILRESETISLKFWPHDWNTGSQVILMLLSADFFRYWLHRASHEWAYLWRLHAVHHSPHKLYWFNVGRFHPIEKCLQMLFDTIPFVLLGVGEQVFALYLVFYSINGFFQHCNIELKLGPLNYLISGPELHRWHHSRLPEESNQNYGNNLILWDLLFGTWFLPETRQVGELGLTNRSYPMRFLDQLKAPFIKGLDKD, via the coding sequence ATGAATCCGGCAAATAAAACATTGTTAACTCATATTACCTATCCCGCAGTAATGACAGCAGGGATTACTGCTCATATTGTTTTTATGGGATGGGGATTGAATGTAATGCTTTCCACTTACCTGCCCATCCTGGCCGGTGCCGCTCTAATAACCCTGACGGAGCACAAACTCGTCTACAGAGGACAATGGACGGGAAGAAAAAAAGATGTAATAGAAGATGGAATTTATATGGCTCTGATTCAAATAGCATTGCCTAGAATAATAATGGCAGGCTTTTCCCTTTATTTACTGGAGATTTTGAGAGAAAGTGAGACGATTTCTCTAAAATTCTGGCCTCATGACTGGAATACAGGCTCGCAGGTTATCCTCATGCTTTTGTCAGCCGACTTTTTCAGATACTGGCTGCACCGGGCGAGCCATGAATGGGCTTATCTCTGGAGGCTGCATGCTGTACATCATTCTCCACATAAGCTCTACTGGTTTAATGTGGGTCGGTTCCACCCCATCGAAAAATGCCTGCAGATGCTCTTTGACACTATTCCATTTGTTTTGCTTGGAGTCGGAGAGCAGGTCTTTGCTCTGTATCTCGTTTTCTATTCCATCAATGGATTTTTTCAGCATTGCAATATTGAATTAAAACTTGGACCATTAAACTACCTCATCAGCGGACCGGAATTGCACCGCTGGCACCATTCCCGTCTCCCTGAAGAGTCTAATCAAAACTATGGGAACAATTTGATCCTCTGGGATTTGCTGTTTGGCACCTGGTTCCTGCCTGAAACCCGACAGGTAGGTGAATTGGGGCTGACAAACAGAAGCTATCCCATGAGATTCCTGGATCAGCTAAAGGCTCCTTTTATTAAAGGTCTGGATAAGGATTAA
- the ald gene encoding alanine dehydrogenase: MIVGIPKEIKLDEYRVSLTPAGAAELVQDGNTVLVEDGAGIGSGIENQDYEKVGAIIASQDDVFQKAEMIIKVKEPIPEEYDRLRENLLLYTYLHLAPAPDLTNALLQRKVSGLAYETVQSANGGLPLLVPMSEVAGRMSVNEGGKYLERETGGRGILLGGVPGVDPGHIVIIGGGVVGVNAAKMAVGTGAYVTLLDINLDRLRYIDDIFGGRVKTIMSTKLNLMEFLELADLVIGAVLVPGARAPRLIQREMLGHMKPGSVIVDVGIDQGGIMETSKPTTHSDPIYVVDGVVHYCVANMPGAVARTSTYALTNATLHYARELAGKGLNKALRDSQELRHGLNTFGGHITHPAVAEAMQREYLPVEKALF; this comes from the coding sequence ATGATCGTCGGCATTCCTAAAGAAATCAAACTGGATGAATACCGGGTTTCCCTGACCCCTGCCGGGGCTGCGGAGCTGGTGCAGGATGGGAACACGGTCCTGGTCGAAGACGGGGCCGGGATTGGCAGCGGGATCGAGAATCAGGACTATGAAAAGGTGGGTGCGATTATTGCGAGCCAGGATGATGTGTTTCAAAAAGCTGAAATGATCATCAAGGTGAAGGAGCCGATCCCGGAAGAATATGACCGTCTTCGGGAAAATCTGTTGCTTTATACCTATCTCCACCTGGCCCCAGCCCCGGATTTGACCAACGCCCTTTTACAGCGCAAAGTTTCTGGTCTGGCCTATGAAACAGTACAGTCAGCCAATGGAGGCTTGCCACTTCTGGTCCCCATGAGCGAAGTTGCAGGTCGGATGTCGGTCAATGAAGGTGGCAAATACCTTGAACGCGAAACCGGTGGACGAGGGATCCTGCTGGGTGGAGTGCCGGGGGTCGATCCAGGCCATATTGTCATCATAGGTGGCGGTGTTGTTGGCGTGAACGCTGCAAAAATGGCTGTGGGTACTGGTGCTTACGTTACTTTGCTGGACATCAACCTTGATCGACTGCGCTATATAGACGATATCTTTGGTGGACGGGTCAAAACGATAATGTCTACCAAGCTCAACCTGATGGAGTTCCTTGAACTGGCTGACTTGGTTATAGGTGCCGTTCTTGTCCCTGGAGCCCGTGCTCCCCGCCTGATCCAGAGGGAAATGCTGGGACATATGAAACCAGGCTCAGTCATCGTCGACGTGGGTATCGACCAGGGCGGTATCATGGAGACTTCGAAACCCACAACCCATAGCGATCCGATATATGTGGTGGATGGGGTGGTTCATTATTGTGTAGCTAATATGCCCGGAGCGGTAGCCCGTACCTCAACTTATGCCTTGACCAATGCGACGCTCCACTATGCCCGGGAACTTGCCGGAAAAGGACTCAATAAGGCATTAAGAGACAGCCAGGAGCTGAGACACGGACTCAACACCTTCGGAGGTCATATCACGCATCCCGCAGTAGCCGAAGCGATGCAAAGGGAATATCTTCCCGTAGAAAAAGCCCTTTTTTAA
- the dnaE gene encoding DNA polymerase III subunit alpha — protein MKHSDFVHLHVHTHFSLLDSSLRHEDLFKRAAEFKMPAVAMTDHSNLFGALEFFQGAKKHGLKPIIGCEVYVAPESRLKKEKDANHQLRDASYHLLLLAKNDRGYKNLLELVTRAYLEGFYYKPRIDKELLASNADGLIALSCCNRGEIAHNLGKENLPRATKVAQQYMEIMGPDNFYLELQDHGQDWQKKINRELITLGKNLNLPLVATNNCHYLEKSDFRAHEILLCLQTGKTMDDQYRMRYPSDEYYFKSPEEMKEVFKDVPEAIENTIKIAERCNVEIETGIDNLPEYPVPEGYTLHTYLIEISRKGLEERFSEFKALGLEFDKKPYEERLEEELHIIEKMGYPGYFLIVWDFIHYAKVNDIPVGPGRGSAAGSLVAYCLRITDLDPMQYDLLFERFLNPERVSMPDIDIDFCIHGREKVIEYVSKKYGGNQFVTQIITFGSMNAKGVLRDVGRVLGMPYGDVDKIAKLVPNKLNITLAEAFKEESKFKSMRKENKQVDELLDIAVSLEGLPRHCSTHAAGVVISPKPLTEFCALYKGGNDEITTQFSMNNIEKLGLLKMDFLGLRTLTVIDNALKLLKSSTGLDLDINAIRKDDAETFKLLGEGRTLGVFQLESSGMRDLLVKMKPDCFEDIIALLALYRPGPLESGMIDDYVKRKHGTMEEKYDLPQLEAILKETHGVILYQEQVMKIANVLAGFTLGDADLLRRAMGKKKPEEMARQREKFMEGSHSNKVPEKKAKKIFDLMEKFAGYGFNKSHSAAYALISYQTAYLKAHHPLPFFGALITSEMDNTDKVIRYFNDCRESDINILPPDVNEGQCDFSISGDKLLFGLGAIKNVGAKAIDSIIETREELGRFNSIKQFCENVDLGQVNRRVIESLIKSGACDSFEESRAVMVKNLQVYMDLGQARQRDREMGQSSLFDGIQESESDLMSASIKKVEDWSERDRLKYEKETLGFYVSGHPLNRFQRDMAWFSNATTASIAESSNGAKVTLAGIPARVITKVTRKGDKMGLVTLEDLQGTVELTVWPDIYERCATLLEDDQPILVKGKVESGDVQGTKVIVDEIFLLEDYKNHFQGKVSIDIRTLGLESSTLKSLHEVLAHHRGQNQVKVRFIFPDQDQHTRTLLMDLTVNPTDDLIAQVEEVVGKGAIRFE, from the coding sequence TTGAAACATTCGGATTTCGTCCATCTCCACGTACATACCCACTTCAGCCTGCTTGACTCCTCCTTGCGGCATGAAGACCTGTTCAAGCGTGCCGCAGAATTCAAAATGCCTGCGGTGGCGATGACGGACCACTCCAACCTTTTCGGGGCTCTTGAGTTTTTTCAGGGAGCCAAAAAACATGGCCTCAAACCGATCATTGGCTGTGAAGTTTACGTGGCGCCGGAGAGCCGATTGAAAAAGGAGAAGGATGCAAACCATCAACTGCGAGACGCTTCCTACCATCTCCTCCTGCTCGCAAAAAATGACAGGGGATACAAAAACCTGTTGGAATTAGTTACTCGTGCTTACCTTGAGGGTTTTTACTATAAACCTAGAATAGATAAGGAGCTTTTGGCTTCGAATGCGGACGGTCTCATTGCCCTGAGTTGCTGCAATCGAGGTGAGATAGCTCACAACCTTGGCAAGGAAAACCTGCCACGGGCTACCAAGGTGGCTCAGCAATATATGGAAATCATGGGCCCGGATAACTTTTACCTTGAGTTGCAGGACCATGGACAGGACTGGCAGAAGAAAATAAACCGCGAGTTAATCACCCTCGGAAAAAATCTCAATTTACCCCTGGTTGCGACCAACAATTGCCATTATCTCGAAAAGTCAGATTTTCGAGCGCATGAAATCCTGCTTTGTCTGCAGACGGGTAAAACCATGGATGACCAATACCGCATGCGGTATCCGTCGGACGAGTATTACTTTAAATCCCCTGAAGAAATGAAGGAGGTGTTTAAGGATGTTCCGGAGGCAATTGAAAACACCATCAAAATTGCCGAACGCTGCAATGTGGAAATCGAAACTGGAATCGACAACCTGCCCGAGTACCCGGTTCCGGAAGGGTACACCCTCCATACTTATTTGATTGAGATTTCTCGGAAGGGACTTGAAGAGCGATTCTCTGAATTTAAGGCTCTGGGGCTGGAGTTTGATAAAAAGCCTTATGAAGAGCGACTCGAAGAAGAGTTACATATTATTGAGAAGATGGGGTACCCCGGCTATTTCCTGATAGTCTGGGATTTTATCCATTATGCCAAGGTGAATGACATCCCGGTGGGGCCAGGGCGCGGGTCTGCTGCGGGCAGTCTTGTGGCTTATTGTCTCCGTATTACGGATCTGGATCCCATGCAATATGACCTGTTGTTTGAGCGCTTCCTGAACCCTGAGCGTGTCAGCATGCCTGATATCGATATCGACTTTTGTATCCATGGGCGTGAAAAGGTTATCGAGTACGTTTCGAAAAAATACGGTGGGAATCAGTTTGTTACCCAGATCATCACCTTCGGCAGTATGAATGCCAAAGGGGTTCTCCGGGATGTCGGCCGGGTATTGGGAATGCCTTATGGAGATGTCGATAAAATCGCCAAACTTGTGCCCAATAAGCTGAATATCACCCTGGCGGAGGCTTTCAAGGAAGAATCCAAATTTAAATCCATGCGCAAGGAGAACAAGCAGGTCGATGAGTTGTTGGACATCGCTGTGAGCCTTGAAGGATTGCCTCGGCATTGTTCCACGCATGCTGCAGGGGTCGTGATTTCTCCCAAGCCTCTGACTGAATTCTGTGCCCTGTACAAGGGAGGCAACGACGAAATCACAACCCAGTTTTCGATGAACAATATCGAAAAGCTGGGATTGTTGAAGATGGATTTCCTGGGTTTGCGAACTTTGACGGTGATCGACAATGCCCTCAAGCTCCTTAAAAGCTCCACTGGGCTGGACCTCGATATCAATGCCATTAGGAAAGATGACGCTGAGACGTTCAAGTTGCTTGGGGAAGGGCGGACACTAGGGGTGTTTCAACTTGAAAGCTCCGGTATGCGTGACCTTCTGGTAAAAATGAAACCGGATTGTTTTGAAGACATCATCGCCTTGCTAGCATTGTATCGCCCTGGGCCGCTTGAGAGCGGGATGATTGATGACTACGTCAAACGCAAACACGGCACCATGGAGGAGAAATACGATCTGCCCCAATTAGAAGCTATTTTGAAAGAGACGCATGGGGTTATTTTGTATCAGGAGCAGGTGATGAAGATCGCAAACGTGCTCGCTGGGTTTACTCTGGGTGATGCGGATCTTTTGCGCCGGGCAATGGGAAAAAAGAAACCGGAAGAAATGGCCCGCCAGCGTGAAAAATTCATGGAAGGAAGCCACTCCAACAAAGTACCTGAGAAAAAAGCGAAAAAGATATTCGACCTGATGGAAAAGTTCGCGGGCTACGGCTTCAATAAATCACACAGTGCTGCCTATGCGTTGATTTCTTACCAGACAGCTTATCTAAAAGCCCATCATCCCTTGCCGTTTTTTGGAGCACTGATCACCAGTGAAATGGACAATACGGATAAAGTGATTCGCTATTTTAATGATTGCCGTGAATCGGATATCAATATCCTGCCGCCCGATGTAAATGAAGGGCAATGTGACTTCTCCATCTCTGGAGATAAATTGTTGTTTGGCCTTGGTGCGATCAAAAATGTGGGAGCCAAGGCAATTGATTCTATCATTGAAACCCGGGAGGAATTGGGACGTTTCAATTCCATTAAACAGTTTTGCGAAAATGTGGACCTTGGGCAGGTGAATAGAAGAGTGATTGAAAGCCTGATAAAAAGTGGAGCCTGTGATTCTTTCGAAGAAAGCCGTGCCGTGATGGTTAAAAACCTCCAGGTGTATATGGATCTTGGGCAGGCTCGGCAACGGGATCGGGAGATGGGGCAAAGCAGTTTGTTTGATGGAATTCAGGAATCTGAATCGGACTTGATGTCCGCGAGCATTAAAAAAGTTGAAGACTGGTCCGAGCGTGATCGGTTGAAATATGAAAAGGAAACTTTGGGGTTTTATGTTTCAGGACACCCCTTGAATCGTTTCCAACGCGATATGGCCTGGTTTTCGAATGCCACCACAGCATCAATTGCCGAAAGCAGCAATGGAGCAAAAGTTACGTTGGCCGGAATTCCCGCCAGAGTGATCACCAAGGTGACGCGCAAGGGAGATAAAATGGGGCTGGTCACCCTTGAGGATTTACAGGGGACTGTGGAGCTCACCGTTTGGCCGGATATATATGAACGCTGTGCGACCTTGCTGGAAGACGATCAGCCAATTCTGGTCAAAGGAAAAGTGGAATCCGGGGATGTTCAGGGTACGAAAGTGATCGTCGACGAAATATTTTTACTGGAGGACTATAAGAATCACTTCCAGGGAAAAGTAAGCATCGATATCCGGACCCTCGGCCTGGAATCCAGTACGTTAAAATCCCTGCATGAAGTTCTGGCTCATCATCGAGGGCAAAACCAGGTGAAAGTACGATTTATTTTTCCAGACCAGGACCAGCACACACGCACCCTGCTGATGGACCTCACGGTTAACCCGACGGATGATCTGATTGCCCAGGTGGAAGAGGTCGTGGGAAAAGGAGCAATTCGTTTTGAATGA
- a CDS encoding insulinase family protein, which produces MPHLHTVEISLMVRAGLRMETKENNGISHFLEHMLFRGNSRFPDSLSLNREFETIGRDLRAATHSEYTSFGFSPHLSFLDRAVELLAEFFDEPTFPGLELEREIILEECLEDLNDKGENININNLACQLLYEGDPLSWPTIGTEKTIQAIDTEMLKGYFEKFYNPGNSVLVGAGALQHDSFMELVHRHFGGWGRKGTVVTNEFFDLKEKQEKSAVLFQEDQDSQVQLQFCFRSRSYNHPDYFTLCLIGRIFDDGVCSRLQRSLREDRGLVYSVECRATSWSDTGTFDFDVQVSPEKARQVLEILYKEIKLFVDEGPTEEELAHVKNRYDFDLELDIDDPYKQIDRYGFPQLYSSVMSVEEEQKCMRAVTLDDCKRVAGEILIPESLNIVVVGPISKELKQEVKKIADAF; this is translated from the coding sequence ATGCCCCATTTGCATACGGTGGAAATTTCGCTCATGGTGCGTGCAGGGCTTCGTATGGAAACAAAGGAAAATAATGGTATTTCTCATTTCCTCGAGCACATGCTGTTTAGAGGAAATTCAAGGTTTCCGGATTCCCTTTCCCTCAATCGTGAATTTGAAACGATTGGAAGAGATCTGAGAGCGGCAACACACAGTGAATACACATCATTTGGATTTAGTCCACATCTGTCGTTTCTGGACCGGGCCGTGGAATTGCTCGCAGAATTTTTTGATGAGCCCACGTTTCCCGGATTGGAACTGGAAAGGGAGATTATTCTGGAAGAGTGCCTTGAAGATCTGAACGACAAGGGCGAGAACATCAATATCAACAATCTGGCATGCCAACTGTTGTACGAGGGTGACCCTTTGTCCTGGCCTACCATTGGGACTGAAAAAACTATCCAGGCCATTGATACGGAGATGTTGAAAGGTTATTTTGAGAAGTTTTACAATCCCGGGAATTCTGTTCTGGTTGGAGCGGGAGCACTTCAGCATGATAGTTTCATGGAGCTCGTCCACAGGCATTTTGGAGGTTGGGGGCGAAAGGGAACAGTTGTTACGAATGAGTTTTTTGACTTAAAAGAAAAACAGGAAAAATCCGCCGTACTTTTTCAGGAAGATCAAGACAGCCAGGTTCAATTGCAGTTTTGTTTTCGATCACGGTCGTATAATCACCCGGATTATTTCACTCTTTGCCTGATAGGCCGTATTTTTGATGACGGTGTTTGCTCACGGTTGCAGCGTTCACTCCGGGAAGATCGCGGTCTGGTGTATTCAGTAGAATGTCGGGCAACCAGTTGGTCCGATACCGGTACATTTGATTTCGATGTTCAGGTCAGTCCCGAAAAAGCCCGGCAGGTCCTCGAAATCCTCTATAAGGAAATTAAATTGTTCGTTGACGAGGGGCCGACAGAGGAAGAGCTGGCGCATGTGAAAAATCGGTATGATTTCGATCTGGAACTGGACATTGATGATCCGTATAAGCAAATAGATCGCTATGGTTTTCCACAATTGTATTCCAGTGTAATGTCTGTGGAAGAGGAGCAGAAATGTATGAGAGCCGTGACACTCGATGATTGCAAACGTGTTGCAGGTGAAATTTTAATTCCTGAGTCCTTAAATATTGTAGTGGTGGGCCCAATCTCTAAAGAATTGAAACAGGAGGTAAAGAAAATAGCCGATGCGTTTTAA
- the ilvD gene encoding dihydroxy-acid dehydratase has translation MKKGLNWKSRIVTGGDKRSPNRAMLRAVGFKDDDFEKPILGVANGQSNITPCNAGLGRLADVASEEISRLGGMPQMFGTITVSDGISMGTEGMKCSLVSREVIADSIETVCRGASMDGVIAIGGCDKNMPGAMIAMARLNIPSIFVYGGTIKPGHLEDRDLTVVSSFEAVGQFSGGKIDHDELTAIEKNACPGMGSCGGMFTANTMSAAFEAIGMSLPYSSTMANEDKEKETNTREAADALLNMLENNIRPSDIITRKSLENALAVIMAVGGSTNAVLHFLAIAHSMGVPLTIDDFEMVRRKVPVFCDLKPSGRYVTVDLHQQGGIPQVMKQLLNAGLLHGDCITCTGKTVAENLKDIPDSPPTNQKVILPVDKPKSVQGHLAILKGNLAEEGSVAKISGIKTKRIVGPARVFESEEDCLNAILQDKIKAGDVVVIRYEGPQGGPGMREMLAPTAAIVGKGLGDQVGLITDGRFSGGTFGLVVGHVAPEAQVGGTIAFVNEGDQVTIDAEHNLIQVEISDEELQKRKAGWTAPPIKYDSGVLAKYAKLVSSASLGAVTDSKI, from the coding sequence ATGAAAAAAGGATTGAATTGGAAAAGCCGTATTGTAACGGGAGGCGATAAACGTTCTCCAAACCGCGCCATGCTCCGCGCTGTGGGGTTTAAAGATGACGACTTTGAAAAACCCATTTTGGGAGTCGCGAATGGTCAAAGTAATATCACGCCCTGTAATGCCGGCCTCGGCCGCCTGGCGGATGTCGCTTCTGAAGAAATCTCGCGTTTAGGGGGAATGCCCCAGATGTTCGGGACTATCACCGTGAGTGACGGCATTTCTATGGGAACGGAAGGAATGAAATGCTCTCTCGTCAGCCGGGAAGTCATTGCTGATTCAATCGAAACCGTTTGTCGCGGAGCCAGTATGGATGGTGTCATCGCCATTGGTGGCTGCGATAAAAATATGCCCGGTGCGATGATCGCCATGGCAAGACTCAATATACCCAGTATTTTTGTCTATGGGGGAACTATCAAACCTGGGCACCTTGAAGATCGCGACCTTACGGTCGTTTCATCCTTCGAAGCGGTTGGCCAATTCAGCGGGGGCAAAATAGATCATGATGAGTTGACCGCAATAGAAAAAAACGCCTGTCCTGGAATGGGGTCCTGTGGTGGCATGTTTACCGCCAACACCATGTCCGCCGCCTTCGAAGCAATCGGCATGAGCCTGCCGTACAGCTCTACCATGGCCAATGAGGACAAGGAAAAAGAAACCAACACCAGGGAAGCAGCGGATGCATTGCTCAATATGCTCGAAAATAATATCCGGCCCAGTGACATCATCACGCGCAAGTCTCTTGAAAATGCACTTGCCGTTATCATGGCCGTTGGCGGATCGACCAATGCTGTCCTGCACTTTCTAGCCATCGCACACTCAATGGGAGTCCCGCTCACTATCGATGATTTTGAAATGGTACGACGAAAGGTTCCGGTGTTCTGCGACTTAAAACCTTCTGGTCGATATGTAACAGTTGATCTGCATCAGCAGGGCGGAATACCCCAGGTCATGAAGCAACTCCTGAACGCAGGACTTTTGCATGGCGACTGTATAACCTGTACGGGCAAGACTGTCGCTGAAAACCTGAAGGATATTCCTGATTCTCCGCCGACAAATCAGAAAGTTATTCTGCCGGTAGACAAGCCTAAATCTGTTCAGGGACATCTCGCCATACTCAAAGGGAATCTTGCAGAAGAAGGTTCCGTTGCCAAGATTTCCGGGATCAAAACCAAACGTATTGTTGGACCGGCCCGTGTTTTTGAATCTGAAGAAGACTGCCTGAACGCTATTCTGCAGGACAAGATCAAAGCAGGTGATGTTGTTGTTATCCGCTATGAAGGGCCACAAGGCGGCCCCGGTATGCGTGAAATGCTCGCACCAACGGCAGCCATTGTGGGCAAGGGCCTGGGTGATCAGGTCGGACTCATTACGGACGGGCGCTTTTCGGGGGGTACGTTTGGGCTGGTTGTCGGTCATGTTGCGCCAGAAGCCCAGGTCGGTGGAACCATTGCATTCGTCAATGAAGGTGACCAGGTCACGATTGATGCAGAACACAACCTGATCCAGGTAGAAATCTCTGATGAAGAATTGCAGAAAAGAAAGGCCGGTTGGACCGCGCCTCCTATCAAATACGATTCAGGAGTCCTGGCCAAATACGCCAAACTGGTCTCATCTGCATCGCTTGGGGCGGTAACTGACTCGAAGATATAG
- a CDS encoding DUF4080 domain-containing protein, which translates to MQPSIGLITLNAKFIHSSLSLRSLRNAARNAGYHSAWIREFTINQPIWKIAAEVQKQNPDILGISIYIWNRQKSLELIEMLQKQKPEIKIVVGGPEVSFDDEPPAGCTLIAGEGEAKWVEYLGFACEGNLPPANVLERFKTFGTDLPSLAAPYLEEDLPDLRNRYAYIETSRGCPYLCSFCLSALDEKVRYFDEDLIREQLAMLIEAGVRKFKFVDRTFNLNPKRMKRLIKWLSHYEDREFHFEVVGDILSDDMLDFLSSVPKGVFQFEIGVQTLNEDVNSRMDRRQDNARLFSAIKRLVREDRIHIHCDLIFGLPGEGLKDALNSFEEVLQLKPHELQLGFLKFLPGAPIKNLIKEFDYRYLSTPPYEVIANRDMPSNDIIFLKNFDEIFDQFYNSKRFRFTIEHLFQTIKPVDLFSKLLDQRQKRYSMDEHLSLDSQFRLLSDTFELHQSAFTRDLLKLDFLYHRKQFRLPAFMREGVWHLPRNKRTSWEGDRKTPIHTFMHTLHQDEAGVRLKSSEDPVFYALVHPECDSGYFTHPTLHRI; encoded by the coding sequence ATGCAACCTTCAATCGGCCTGATCACACTGAACGCAAAGTTCATCCATTCATCGCTCAGTCTGCGCAGTTTGCGCAATGCAGCTCGAAATGCGGGATATCATTCTGCCTGGATTCGTGAGTTCACCATAAACCAGCCCATCTGGAAAATTGCCGCTGAGGTTCAAAAGCAAAACCCGGACATATTAGGAATCAGCATTTATATATGGAACAGGCAGAAGAGCCTGGAACTCATTGAAATGCTGCAAAAACAAAAACCGGAAATTAAAATTGTTGTCGGTGGCCCTGAGGTCTCTTTTGATGACGAACCTCCGGCAGGCTGCACACTAATAGCAGGTGAAGGCGAGGCCAAGTGGGTTGAGTATCTTGGTTTTGCGTGTGAAGGGAACCTGCCACCTGCCAATGTCCTGGAACGTTTTAAGACATTTGGAACCGATTTACCTTCCTTGGCAGCACCCTACCTGGAAGAGGATTTACCAGATTTAAGAAACCGTTACGCCTATATTGAAACCTCACGGGGATGCCCTTACCTTTGCTCATTCTGTCTTTCTGCGCTTGATGAAAAAGTTCGGTATTTTGACGAAGACCTGATTCGCGAGCAGTTGGCAATGCTGATCGAGGCCGGGGTCCGTAAATTCAAATTCGTCGATCGGACTTTCAATTTGAATCCCAAACGAATGAAAAGGCTTATAAAGTGGCTATCCCATTATGAGGATCGTGAATTTCACTTCGAGGTGGTTGGCGATATTTTAAGCGACGACATGCTGGATTTCCTGTCCAGTGTTCCAAAAGGAGTATTCCAGTTTGAAATAGGGGTTCAAACTTTAAACGAAGACGTCAATTCAAGAATGGATCGACGGCAGGACAACGCCAGACTATTTTCAGCAATTAAACGTCTCGTTCGAGAAGATAGAATCCATATCCATTGTGATCTCATATTCGGGTTACCGGGAGAAGGCCTTAAAGATGCCTTGAACTCCTTTGAGGAGGTTCTTCAACTCAAGCCACATGAGCTGCAGTTGGGTTTTCTTAAATTTCTACCAGGAGCCCCGATTAAAAACCTGATCAAGGAATTTGATTATCGATATCTTTCAACTCCACCTTATGAAGTGATCGCAAATCGCGACATGCCATCAAATGATATTATTTTTCTAAAAAACTTTGATGAAATTTTTGATCAGTTTTATAACTCCAAGCGCTTCCGGTTCACAATTGAGCACTTGTTTCAGACCATAAAACCCGTCGATCTTTTTTCTAAATTACTGGATCAAAGACAAAAAAGGTATTCCATGGATGAGCATTTGTCACTGGACAGCCAGTTCAGGCTTTTGTCGGATACTTTTGAACTTCATCAATCAGCGTTCACTCGCGACCTATTAAAACTTGATTTTCTATACCATCGGAAACAATTCCGATTGCCGGCCTTCATGCGTGAAGGAGTCTGGCATCTTCCCCGAAATAAACGGACCTCATGGGAGGGCGATCGAAAAACTCCCATCCACACTTTTATGCATACCCTCCATCAGGATGAAGCAGGAGTTCGGTTGAAAAGCTCTGAAGATCCTGTTTTCTATGCCCTCGTGCACCCCGAATGCGATTCAGGTTATTTTACCCACCCCACCCTTCACCGTATCTGA
- the mutM gene encoding bifunctional DNA-formamidopyrimidine glycosylase/DNA-(apurinic or apyrimidinic site) lyase, with product MPELPEVETLKRALEPLILDKKFKRPVFFRQDLRFPIPIDTLQAELPGRTLNSICRKAKYLLLETGSGAMLWHLGMSGRVTQYPTNQPQEKHTHAVFSFSTDLHLHFIDPRRFGAILWIPRGSGHKLLDSLGPDPLELSTTGDVLFDRAKTCKGPVKNFLMNSQRLSGVGNIYACEALFKARISPRKGAHRLSKKDWNLLLISLRTVLEKSIAAGGTTLRDFFDANGQPGYFVLDLAVYGKEGEPCKRCGSEIARIVQTGRSTFFCKTCQKK from the coding sequence ATGCCCGAACTTCCTGAAGTAGAGACTCTCAAGCGCGCTCTCGAACCTCTGATACTGGACAAGAAGTTTAAACGTCCTGTATTTTTTAGACAGGATTTACGTTTTCCCATCCCAATTGACACTCTCCAGGCCGAACTCCCGGGTCGAACTCTAAACTCAATTTGCCGAAAAGCTAAATACCTGCTTCTGGAAACCGGAAGCGGTGCCATGCTCTGGCATCTGGGGATGAGCGGGCGGGTGACACAGTACCCCACCAACCAGCCTCAGGAAAAGCACACGCACGCCGTGTTCAGCTTCTCAACAGACCTTCACCTTCACTTTATAGACCCGCGCCGGTTCGGTGCAATTCTCTGGATACCCAGAGGCTCCGGACATAAACTTCTCGATTCTTTAGGACCTGATCCTCTGGAACTATCCACAACAGGAGACGTTCTGTTTGACCGGGCGAAAACCTGCAAAGGTCCTGTAAAAAACTTTCTGATGAACTCACAACGATTGTCGGGGGTGGGCAATATTTACGCCTGCGAGGCTTTGTTTAAAGCCAGGATCAGCCCGCGTAAAGGTGCTCATAGGTTATCTAAAAAGGATTGGAACCTTCTCCTCATAAGTCTCCGCACTGTCCTGGAAAAAAGTATTGCGGCAGGAGGCACAACCTTAAGGGACTTTTTCGATGCCAATGGTCAACCTGGATATTTTGTATTAGATCTGGCTGTCTATGGAAAAGAAGGTGAACCATGCAAGCGCTGTGGTTCTGAAATTGCAAGAATCGTTCAAACCGGGCGGTCCACCTTCTTTTGCAAGACCTGCCAGAAAAAATAG